The Luteolibacter arcticus genome has a window encoding:
- a CDS encoding immunoglobulin domain-containing protein, whose translation MKPTYLTILSAGLLLPATGLADVLSQDSFSAYPVGAELPGQGPTIAGYTGPWVDIDFGAGEPAVSASSLGYTAKAGSTAAYTAGLGDKAGFPSHVGTDNANQVGRVYRLLDTALTVTDTTAGVRYLSFLYQNSNDTALGYQMLDLYNGSTADANRSFTAGITNNGGSTGTQYNFGANEAYTSTGVAADSGVHLFVVKFDLSATAASDTITVWLDPVLGANDPTGGVTVTGKNMHFDRLALSNYDNANGVAWDEIRWGTTFNNVTIDPVFPAIPVFESQPVAYTGEVGDTVTLLASALSSPAATYQWQKSADGVGGWANIGGATANTLELFSSTYADNGYYRVVATNANGSDTSDVVQVDLAYPEPAIITQPVSVSVEEGSNAQISVVASVLGNPTYQWFKDADPISGATSDTLELTNVQEAAEGPYWVRITDDAATADSQPTTTVDSAVATLTVFPQWSGLVSHDPFDTAGGYAAGALASQNPTIAGYVDAWAITNGFGPVSPVVSSGSLAYPNPLYLGSSGGHVSTPADATAINATNAGRVGRLLDPRLVVSDATTGTRYVSWLFRTGLENAAPDPQVYQTLALFNGVLGTDANRDFEAGIAAGDFSTTNFAFRLNNNTGMVGNLGVPSDANVHLFVAKIELSSVAGGDSVTVWIDPALGSGNPSGGVTVTGADLTWDRIALSDYASDSSAWDEIRWGSTFNSVTLNPNPPDDFAAWIGGFNVGSLNGFNDDADGDGIKNGVENVFGTNPSVANQGVTAVAKTGSTVTFQHPQSGSPASDVIAAYKWSTDLGTFHASGAASGGTTVTLTPALNTPSAGSTTVTATITGTQPAKLFLTLEATQP comes from the coding sequence ATGAAACCCACTTATCTAACAATCTTGAGTGCCGGCCTCCTGCTGCCGGCGACCGGCCTGGCCGATGTTCTCAGCCAGGATTCCTTTTCCGCCTACCCGGTCGGCGCTGAGCTGCCGGGGCAGGGACCCACTATCGCAGGCTACACCGGCCCCTGGGTGGATATCGATTTTGGCGCCGGCGAACCGGCGGTCTCCGCGAGCTCGCTGGGATACACCGCGAAAGCGGGTTCCACCGCTGCCTACACCGCCGGACTCGGCGATAAAGCCGGATTTCCCTCCCATGTCGGCACCGACAACGCCAATCAGGTCGGGCGAGTGTATCGACTTCTGGACACTGCATTGACGGTCACCGACACCACTGCGGGCGTTCGCTACCTGAGCTTCCTCTACCAGAACAGCAACGATACCGCGCTGGGCTATCAGATGCTGGACCTCTACAACGGCAGTACGGCGGATGCCAATCGCAGCTTCACGGCGGGCATCACCAACAACGGCGGCAGCACCGGCACCCAATATAATTTCGGTGCGAACGAGGCCTACACCAGCACCGGGGTGGCTGCGGATTCCGGTGTGCATCTGTTCGTCGTGAAATTCGATCTCAGTGCGACGGCCGCCAGCGATACGATCACCGTTTGGCTCGACCCTGTCCTCGGCGCGAATGATCCCACCGGCGGTGTGACAGTGACCGGGAAGAACATGCACTTCGATCGCTTGGCACTCTCCAACTACGACAATGCCAATGGCGTGGCCTGGGATGAAATCCGCTGGGGAACCACGTTCAACAACGTGACGATCGATCCCGTTTTCCCCGCCATCCCGGTCTTCGAGTCCCAGCCGGTCGCCTACACGGGCGAGGTGGGCGACACCGTGACGCTCCTGGCAAGCGCTCTTTCGTCGCCGGCAGCGACGTACCAGTGGCAGAAGTCCGCCGACGGCGTGGGCGGCTGGGCCAACATCGGCGGTGCCACCGCGAACACGCTTGAGTTGTTCTCCTCCACCTACGCCGACAACGGCTACTACCGCGTGGTGGCCACCAACGCGAATGGCTCGGACACCAGCGATGTCGTGCAGGTGGATCTCGCCTATCCGGAGCCGGCGATCATCACCCAGCCCGTTTCGGTCTCCGTGGAAGAAGGAAGCAATGCCCAGATCTCGGTCGTCGCTTCGGTCTTGGGGAATCCGACCTACCAATGGTTCAAGGATGCCGATCCGATCTCTGGCGCCACTTCCGACACGCTCGAATTGACCAATGTCCAGGAAGCCGCCGAAGGACCCTACTGGGTCCGCATCACTGACGATGCCGCGACAGCCGACAGTCAGCCGACGACGACAGTGGATTCGGCCGTGGCGACGCTGACGGTGTTCCCGCAATGGAGCGGACTGGTGAGCCACGATCCTTTCGACACCGCGGGTGGCTACGCGGCGGGCGCGCTGGCCAGCCAGAATCCGACGATTGCCGGCTATGTGGATGCCTGGGCGATCACCAACGGGTTCGGCCCGGTCTCGCCGGTGGTTTCGTCCGGTTCGCTCGCTTATCCGAATCCTCTCTATCTCGGATCCAGCGGCGGCCATGTCAGCACCCCGGCGGATGCCACGGCGATCAATGCCACCAACGCCGGTCGAGTCGGCCGCTTGTTAGATCCGCGGCTGGTGGTGAGCGATGCCACCACTGGGACCCGCTATGTGAGCTGGTTGTTCCGGACGGGCTTGGAGAATGCCGCGCCGGATCCCCAGGTCTATCAGACCCTCGCGCTTTTCAACGGAGTGCTGGGCACGGACGCGAACCGGGATTTCGAGGCGGGCATCGCCGCCGGGGATTTCAGCACCACGAACTTCGCCTTCAGGCTCAACAACAACACCGGCATGGTCGGCAACCTGGGCGTGCCGTCGGACGCGAATGTCCACCTGTTCGTCGCGAAGATCGAACTCAGCAGCGTGGCCGGCGGTGACAGCGTGACGGTGTGGATCGACCCCGCACTCGGCTCCGGGAATCCAAGCGGGGGCGTGACCGTGACGGGTGCCGACCTGACATGGGACCGGATCGCCTTGTCGGACTACGCCAGCGACTCCTCCGCATGGGATGAAATCCGCTGGGGCAGCACCTTTAACAGCGTGACGCTGAATCCGAACCCACCCGATGATTTCGCCGCGTGGATCGGCGGTTTCAATGTCGGCTCGTTGAACGGCTTCAATGACGACGCGGATGGCGACGGCATCAAGAACGGCGTCGAGAATGTTTTCGGCACCAATCCGTCGGTCGCAAACCAAGGAGTCACGGCGGTCGCCAAGACCGGTAGCACCGTCACCTTCCAACATCCGCAAAGTGGCTCGCCGGCCAGCGACGTGATCGCGGCCTACAAGTGGTCCACCGACCTCGGCACCTTCCATGCCAGCGGCGCGGCCAGCGGAGGCACCACCGTGACTCTCACCCCGGCGCTGAACACGCCGTCGGCAGGCAGCACGACTGTCACCGCCACCATTACAGGCACCCAGCCTGCGAAGTTGTTCCTCACGCTGGAGGCCACCCAACCCTGA
- a CDS encoding serine/threonine protein kinase has product MDFSKSIERTLFEAAAGLAEPAERAAFLDRTCQGDPDLRGRLEKLLALEDRAEDFFDMPPVKIPAGMSRIAILEGEEGVTARQAAALADSGACIGRYKLVQRLGEGGWGVVYRAEQLEPVQREVALKVIRLGMDTENVIARFELERRALAMMDHPNIARVLDAGTTSTGRPFFVMELVDGEKITDFCQSGQLPIRERLDLLVQVCQAIQHAHQKGVIHRDIKPSNVLVRRHDGVPVPKVIDFGIAKATAGGGDGEATMTQRDQFLGTPAYMSPEQAAGGADIDTRSDVYSLGALLYELICHRPPFDAQRLKDAGPEETRRILREEEPVPPSVAHGEKRLRDLDWIVMKAMAKERQRRYDTANGLAMDVVRFVQDEPVTARPPSRGYQLAKLFRRNKVLFTGGGVAVLGLVAALAFSTRMFLLEKASREEQSRLRGIAETALANEEFRARVAQAAVMIGYGQLEGADKLLAEVPVELTPSSLEAADSFRRMAEWHLAAGRRDEAAKRYASFARAISSVDSSDTDNVSRNLLPAAAMLCFTGDDAGYARLRELILERFSNTTHPVVAEQMLKVCLLRPADESILRQLRPLVVIVSTAVDERGALAKNPHMAAWSYFSLALAEYRDGNDARATLWANRCLASPKENQARMASARLILAMIEQRAGRTGNAKVFLDMTTGPVTERIGTQVVSGNDKDTFWYDWINAAIFHREALDLVGK; this is encoded by the coding sequence ATGGACTTTTCCAAGAGCATCGAGAGGACCTTGTTCGAAGCTGCGGCGGGCTTGGCCGAGCCGGCGGAGCGCGCGGCTTTCCTCGACCGGACCTGCCAGGGTGATCCGGATCTGCGGGGACGGCTGGAGAAGCTGTTAGCCTTGGAAGACCGGGCCGAGGACTTCTTCGACATGCCGCCGGTGAAGATTCCGGCGGGCATGTCGCGGATCGCGATCCTGGAAGGCGAGGAGGGTGTGACCGCGCGACAGGCGGCGGCGCTCGCGGACTCCGGCGCGTGCATCGGCCGCTACAAGCTGGTCCAGCGGCTGGGCGAGGGCGGCTGGGGCGTGGTCTATCGTGCGGAGCAGTTGGAGCCGGTCCAGCGGGAAGTCGCGCTGAAGGTCATCCGGCTCGGTATGGACACTGAGAACGTGATCGCCCGATTCGAACTTGAGCGGCGGGCGCTCGCGATGATGGACCACCCGAACATCGCCCGCGTGCTGGATGCCGGAACCACGTCCACCGGCCGGCCGTTTTTCGTGATGGAGCTGGTGGACGGGGAAAAGATCACGGATTTCTGCCAGTCAGGGCAGCTGCCGATCCGGGAGCGGCTGGATCTTTTGGTGCAGGTTTGCCAGGCCATCCAACACGCGCACCAGAAGGGCGTGATCCACCGCGACATCAAGCCGTCGAACGTGCTTGTTAGAAGGCATGATGGGGTGCCGGTGCCGAAGGTGATCGACTTCGGCATTGCGAAGGCGACGGCCGGTGGCGGGGACGGCGAAGCGACGATGACGCAGCGCGACCAGTTTCTCGGCACGCCGGCTTACATGAGTCCCGAGCAGGCGGCGGGCGGCGCGGACATCGATACGCGCAGCGACGTCTACAGCTTGGGGGCCCTGCTCTATGAATTGATCTGCCACCGGCCGCCCTTCGATGCGCAGCGGTTGAAGGACGCCGGACCTGAGGAAACCCGGCGCATCCTGCGTGAAGAGGAGCCCGTGCCGCCATCGGTCGCCCATGGCGAGAAGCGGCTGCGCGATCTCGACTGGATCGTGATGAAGGCCATGGCCAAGGAGCGCCAGCGCCGCTACGACACGGCGAATGGACTGGCGATGGACGTGGTGCGGTTTGTTCAGGACGAGCCGGTGACGGCGCGCCCGCCGAGCCGCGGCTATCAGCTCGCCAAGCTGTTCCGGCGTAACAAAGTGCTTTTCACCGGCGGTGGTGTGGCGGTGCTCGGCCTCGTGGCGGCCCTGGCGTTTTCCACGCGAATGTTCCTTCTGGAGAAAGCCTCGCGTGAGGAACAAAGCAGGCTGCGCGGGATCGCCGAGACGGCATTGGCGAACGAGGAGTTCCGCGCACGAGTGGCCCAAGCCGCCGTGATGATCGGCTACGGTCAGCTCGAGGGTGCCGACAAGTTGTTGGCGGAAGTGCCGGTGGAGCTTACTCCGTCGTCACTGGAGGCCGCGGATTCGTTCCGCCGGATGGCCGAATGGCATCTCGCCGCGGGCCGTAGGGACGAAGCGGCCAAGCGCTATGCCTCGTTCGCCCGCGCGATTTCCAGCGTGGACAGCTCCGACACCGACAACGTTTCGCGGAATCTGCTGCCGGCCGCCGCGATGTTGTGTTTCACGGGTGACGATGCCGGCTACGCGAGGTTGCGCGAACTGATCCTGGAAAGGTTTTCAAACACCACCCATCCGGTGGTGGCGGAGCAGATGCTCAAGGTTTGCCTGCTGCGACCCGCCGACGAGAGTATCTTGAGGCAACTGCGGCCGCTGGTCGTGATCGTTTCGACGGCCGTGGACGAGAGGGGAGCCCTTGCCAAAAATCCTCACATGGCGGCGTGGAGCTACTTCTCACTCGCCTTGGCGGAGTATCGCGACGGCAACGATGCCCGCGCGACGCTGTGGGCCAACCGCTGCCTTGCCTCGCCGAAGGAGAACCAGGCGCGGATGGCGTCCGCTCGGTTGATCCTTGCGATGATTGAACAGCGCGCCGGACGAACGGGGAATGCCAAGGTCTTTCTCGACATGACCACCGGGCCGGTAACGGAAAGGATCGGCACCCAGGTGGTGTCCGGAAACGACAAAGATACCTTTTGGTATGACTGGATCAACGCGGCGATATTCCATCGCGAGGCGCTCGATCTGGTAGGGAAATAG
- a CDS encoding ECF-type sigma factor: MPCTSSHCRVDKAGREFRVTQRGMSDDFSRVMNALGTGDALRSEELLPLVYDELRHLAAKRMAGERPGQTLQPTALVHEAWIRLSGDKERDWSDRAHFFRAAAGAMRRILVDRAREKSAIKRGERAETLDIGDLDLADTSRDDRVLLIDEMLERLEAEDPEGARVVALKFFGGLTETEIAEIHGVTERTVRRQWAYAKARLFQMIQEDNE; the protein is encoded by the coding sequence ATGCCTTGCACGTCGTCACATTGTCGAGTCGACAAGGCGGGTAGGGAATTCAGAGTGACCCAACGAGGAATGTCCGACGATTTTTCCAGAGTGATGAACGCCTTGGGCACTGGCGATGCCTTGCGGTCGGAAGAGTTGCTGCCTTTGGTTTATGACGAACTGCGGCACTTGGCGGCCAAGCGGATGGCGGGCGAGAGGCCCGGGCAGACCTTGCAGCCGACGGCGCTGGTTCATGAAGCGTGGATCCGTTTGTCGGGCGACAAGGAGCGCGATTGGAGCGACCGCGCGCATTTCTTCCGCGCCGCTGCCGGTGCGATGCGGCGAATCCTGGTGGACCGGGCCCGCGAGAAATCCGCGATCAAGCGCGGCGAGCGCGCCGAGACGCTCGACATCGGCGATCTCGACCTGGCGGACACCAGTCGCGACGACCGGGTGCTGCTGATCGATGAAATGTTAGAGCGTCTGGAGGCCGAGGATCCGGAGGGCGCGCGGGTCGTGGCACTGAAGTTTTTCGGCGGCCTGACCGAGACCGAGATCGCCGAGATCCATGGCGTGACCGAGCGGACGGTGCGGCGGCAGTGGGCCTACGCAAAGGCGCGGCTATTCCAGATGATCCAGGAGGATAACGAGTGA
- a CDS encoding ice-binding family protein, whose product MINFKSRDDNPTHTYGSRLCAKVRLTLHGLVLAMVVAVPCGTLVAANPVPVDLGTSANFGALAGGAISGTGHVKGDVGSGTGAIAPAITSAGTIYPTGHAAATTALTDFATAYNDGKNRTPDVLLSAAAYELGGTTLKAGVHKIGAAATLASSVTLNAEGNPDAVFIIQIAGAFGATASVGNVVLANDARSKNVFWVVEGAVSMGAGTHMEGNILGGAAITFGATTTINGRALAGSPAGTITLATTVSVPVEPSVVGDRVWFDSNGNGIQEPAESTGFSNVPVTLMQMVLESLTIDLGTAANFGALSGGAISGSGNVAGNVGSGTGAIAPAITSTGTIYPTGHAVAMTALADFATAYNDGKNRTPDFLLSAAAYELGGTTLTPGVHKIGAAATLASSVTLDAQGDPEAVFIVQITGAFGTTASVGNVVLINDAKSANVFWIVEGAVSIGANSHMEGNILGGAAVTFGASTTISGRALAGSAAGTVAFATTVSAVTGTPPVGNPPPIVVANTVTDANGNYLFGNVQPGTYFVRWDLSGITNDFRTTTAEQGSDQALDSDSASGEVGGLVNGTEIEVLGGTTHLGVDLGLVETLPAIKAAAINELAPALVTYLLANYYSAENWAALQAAKTDGEIAIQAATDAAGVATAKNAALAAMDAVPTYAETLAAAKAPALNDLATALASYLETDYTAGNWTMLNDAKTNGTVAIDAATDPAGVATARNAALAAMDAVPTIAETLAVAKAAAMSDLATTLATYLEASYYTAEKWTMLTTAKTNGEIAINAATDLAGVTAAKDMALAAMQAAAETLRITDISRTAEGEVTLVISTTPNIPLTLQTSTDLKIWATIATPTPSTGSWTFVHDAELATGASRFYRAFTSP is encoded by the coding sequence ATGATAAATTTCAAAAGTAGAGATGACAACCCGACGCACACATACGGCTCGCGTTTATGTGCAAAAGTGCGGCTGACGCTCCATGGCCTTGTCTTGGCGATGGTCGTGGCGGTCCCTTGCGGTACCTTGGTGGCGGCCAATCCGGTGCCAGTCGACCTTGGGACTTCCGCCAATTTCGGAGCTCTGGCAGGTGGGGCTATTTCGGGAACCGGTCACGTCAAAGGAGACGTGGGGTCGGGCACCGGTGCCATCGCCCCGGCGATCACCTCGGCTGGAACCATCTACCCCACGGGTCACGCTGCTGCAACGACCGCTCTAACCGATTTTGCCACTGCCTACAACGACGGTAAGAATCGAACGCCTGACGTCCTGTTGTCCGCGGCTGCCTATGAGTTGGGCGGGACGACCTTGAAGGCAGGGGTTCATAAAATCGGAGCTGCTGCTACTTTGGCATCCTCGGTGACTCTTAATGCAGAAGGGAACCCCGATGCCGTTTTTATCATCCAAATCGCAGGAGCATTCGGCGCCACGGCATCCGTAGGGAATGTGGTTCTGGCGAATGATGCTCGAAGCAAGAATGTCTTTTGGGTCGTGGAAGGGGCCGTTTCCATGGGGGCAGGTACTCACATGGAGGGAAATATACTCGGAGGCGCTGCGATCACATTCGGTGCCACCACCACCATCAATGGTCGGGCGCTGGCTGGTTCGCCTGCTGGCACGATCACATTGGCTACTACGGTTTCAGTACCGGTGGAGCCTTCCGTTGTGGGCGATCGGGTCTGGTTCGACTCGAATGGCAACGGCATTCAGGAACCGGCTGAAAGCACTGGATTCTCAAACGTGCCGGTCACCCTGATGCAGATGGTTTTAGAGAGTCTGACGATCGACCTCGGAACTGCTGCCAATTTCGGCGCGCTGTCAGGCGGGGCTATTTCCGGATCCGGCAATGTGGCAGGAAATGTGGGCTCGGGTACCGGTGCCATCGCCCCAGCGATCACCTCGACAGGAACCATTTACCCCACGGGTCATGCCGTTGCCATGACCGCTTTGGCGGACTTTGCCACCGCTTACAATGATGGGAAAAATCGAACCCCTGATTTTCTCTTGTCCGCGGCTGCCTACGAGTTGGGCGGCACGACCTTGACGCCCGGAGTTCACAAGATCGGAGCTGCGGCCACATTGGCCTCTTCAGTTACTCTCGATGCCCAGGGAGACCCTGAGGCTGTGTTCATCGTGCAGATCACAGGAGCATTTGGTACGACAGCTTCAGTAGGAAACGTGGTCCTGATCAATGATGCCAAGAGTGCGAATGTCTTCTGGATCGTCGAAGGGGCTGTTTCCATTGGTGCGAATTCCCACATGGAAGGCAATATCCTCGGTGGCGCGGCTGTCACGTTTGGTGCTTCCACCACAATAAGCGGTCGGGCGTTGGCGGGTTCGGCGGCCGGCACCGTCGCATTCGCGACGACGGTCTCAGCGGTAACGGGAACTCCACCGGTAGGAAATCCACCGCCAATTGTGGTGGCGAACACCGTGACCGATGCCAACGGGAACTATCTGTTCGGCAATGTGCAGCCGGGCACTTATTTCGTCCGTTGGGACCTCTCAGGCATCACAAACGATTTCCGCACCACCACTGCCGAACAAGGCAGCGATCAAGCGCTCGACAGCGACAGCGCCTCCGGCGAGGTCGGCGGATTGGTTAATGGTACGGAAATTGAGGTTCTGGGTGGAACAACCCACCTCGGTGTGGATCTCGGGTTGGTCGAGACTCTACCGGCGATCAAGGCGGCGGCGATCAATGAATTGGCCCCGGCGCTGGTAACCTATCTGTTAGCTAACTACTACTCCGCCGAGAACTGGGCGGCGCTGCAAGCCGCAAAAACGGATGGCGAGATCGCGATTCAGGCGGCTACCGATGCGGCAGGCGTGGCGACGGCGAAGAACGCTGCGCTGGCAGCGATGGATGCGGTGCCGACCTACGCCGAGACGCTGGCGGCGGCCAAGGCACCAGCGCTGAACGACCTGGCGACGGCGCTGGCGAGCTACCTGGAAACGGACTATACCGCCGGCAACTGGACGATGCTGAACGACGCCAAGACGAATGGCACCGTGGCGATTGATGCGGCGACCGATCCCGCAGGCGTGGCGACGGCGAGGAACGCTGCGCTGGCAGCGATGGATGCGGTGCCGACGATTGCCGAGACGCTGGCGGTGGCCAAAGCGGCGGCGATGAGCGACCTAGCGACGACGCTGGCGACCTATCTGGAAGCAAGCTACTACACCGCAGAGAAGTGGACGATGCTGACGACCGCCAAGACCAATGGCGAGATAGCGATCAATGCGGCCACCGATTTGGCAGGCGTGACGGCGGCGAAGGACATGGCGCTGGCGGCGATGCAGGCAGCTGCCGAAACGCTGCGGATCACCGACATCTCGCGGACCGCCGAAGGCGAAGTGACGCTAGTAATTAGCACCACTCCGAATATTCCATTAACTCTGCAAACCAGCACGGATCTGAAGATTTGGGCTACCATTGCCACACCGACTCCCAGCACCGGGTCGTGGACCTTCGTCCATGATGCCGAGCTGGCAACCGGTGCAAGTCGGTTTTACCGCGCATTTACCAGTCCGTAA